The nucleotide sequence ACGCAAGAGCTGGCTGCGCCTCGAGGCGCCCAGCCGCAGTCCGTCTTGGGAGCGATCAGCGCGCGCCGGAGAAGACGCGGCTGATGAAGTCAGAGCTCTCCGGCGACTTCGTCATCTCCGGCGTCACCGCGGGCTGCAGCGGCAGCGGCTCTGACGGGGCGGCCGCGCGCTCCATCAGCTTGCGCCGCTCATTGGTGCTCCTGGTGGCGCGCGCCTGCTCCTCGCCGCTCGACTTGCCCACGGTGATCATGATCTTCTCCGAGACCACGGGCGGATCGAAGTTGAGGTGCTTGGTATCGCCCAGGACGAGTTGCAGCGTATGCTTGCCGGGCGGCAGCTCGATGCGCGCCTCGGTCTCGCCGGCGGCATAATGGATGTGCTTCTTGTCGCGGGGGATCGCCTCGCCCGCCTGCATCGTCTCGTCGACATCGATCAGCAGATGATGATGGCCGCTGCCGGCGAAATCGTCACCGGCATGCGTCACTCCCATGTTGCGAAGGCCGAAGCGGCAGATGAAGGGACCGCTCACCGTCTCGCCGTCCGCGGGCGAGATGAAGTAGACGCGGGCATCCTTTGCAGCCTTGGTGCCCTTGGCCGACAGCAGCGACGGCGCAAGCGCGAGCGAGAGGGTCAGGATGAGACAGAATCGACTGGACGTGGTCCGCAACATTTCAGAGCCCCTATGGTGACGACGCGACGCGGAAGCCCAAGGTCGGATGCCGGATGCGGCCATCGTAGCGATCGCGGCTTCCTGCGCGTGCCTCGGCCGAGCCGTTCTTCCACGAACCCGAGCGAATGACGCGCGCGAAACTGCCCTCTTCGAGCCAGGCCGAGCCGTCGGCCGGCGCGCCCTTGTAGTTCTTGTGCCAGGAGTCCGCGACCCACTGGCCGACGCCGCCGCCCATGTCGAACAATCCGAACGGGTTGGCCGGCACGCTGCCGATCTTCGGCGGCTGATCGGAGTCGGCATCGCTGCTGCCGTTGCAGCCTTTGCAGTTCGCCATGCCCGGACGCATGCGGTCGCCCCACCAATAGCGGGTGCGCTGGCCGCCACGCGCGGCGTATTCCCATTCGGCTTCGGTCGGGAGTCGAAACGACTTGCCGGTGGCTCTGGAGAGCCAGGCGAGATAGGCCTGGGTGTCGTCATAGCTCACATTGACGACCGGACGATCATCGGGCCCGGACGCGATGTCGGGGCAGCTTGCCGCCGCCACGCACTGCTTCCACTCGCCGACCGTCACGGGATGCTTGCCGAGCGAGAACGGCCGGATGCTGACCTGATGCGCCGGCTGCTCGGAATCGTCGTCGCCGCCCATCGAAAAGCTGCCGCCGGCGATTGCGACCAACTCCGGCACGCGCAGCTTCGGCTCGGGCTCCGGCGCAGCGCGCGGCGGGGCCGCGGGCTCGGCAACCGGCGGAGCAACATCCACGCTCGCCGTTGGGCGCGGAGCGACGAAACTATTGGACGGCGGCCGTGAGCCGAGCGACGACTCCGGCGGCGGAGACGCCGTCTCCAGCGGAATGCGTCGCGGCGACGATGGCGGCGCGCTGGAGAGCGCGTCGCGCTGCGTGCCGGACGAGCCTGTCCATCCAGGCGGCGGCTGAATCAGCAGCCTGATCTCGCGTAGCGGCAGCAGCACGCCGCCGAGAAAGACCACGCCGAGGACCAGAACGCCGACCGCGGCGCGGATCAGCGTCTTGCGAAATCCTGCCGATCTCGCGAGCAGCGAGCGCCACCAACCGGCTTCCGCGGCGTCCTCATGATCGTCGTGGAGACTCTCCTCCCAGCGCTCAGTGAAGCCCGCCGCGGGCTCAGGAATGACGTGCGGACGCGCGGGGGCCACCGGCGGCGGTTCGTGCCCGGCCATCGCCTCGGGCTCGCCGGCCTCCCACTCGGGCTCGAGCGACTGCTCGAGCGCGCCGCACATCATCAGCAGCAAGCCGCCCTCGCTCTTGCCGGTCCAGCGCTCCTGCACCTCGGGGCACTCGACCTGGTCCTCGACGCTGAGGAAGCTCGGCGGGCGCATCGCACTGAGGGACACCTGCACCGTCCGGCCACAACGGCGGCACGCGACCGCACGGGAGTCCGACGGCAGGCTATCCTCGGCGAGCCGGGGCGCCCGCAGCCATTGCAACGCTGAAGTCTCGCTCATGCCATCCTCGCCTGGTTGGCCCGCCAACCCCGTTTACTGACCCCAGTTGGCGAAGGCGTCCTTGAACACGCGGTCGCCCTCGGTGCCCTTCTCGATCGACAGCAGCGCGCGCGTGCCGCCCTCGTAGACGATCGGGATGTCGAACCACTGCTTGCCCTTGAGCAGCATGAGGTTGCGCTTGGTGTCGACCTCGTTGGCGGACAGCGCCACCATGAAGAATTTCGGCGTCACCTTGGCTGTCTGCGTCACCAGCGCCGTACCGCGCTCGGCCTCCTCGCCCTTGAGGCCGATGCCGCGCAGGCTCGTCAGTCCGCTCAGCGCCTGATCCTGCCAGTCGAATTTGAGCTCCATCACATGGCTCGCCGGCATCTCCGTCTCGGCGTTCCGCCGCAGGGAGAGCGTGACCTTGGTGCCGTTCTCGATCTCGATCTCGCCCTTGATCGCGGGCGCCGCATCGACGCGCGGTCCCTTGCTCTGCTCGACCGACCACGTCACCTTGCCGGGATAGCGCTTGCCTTTCGGATCCTGCGGATCCTCGTAGTAGAGATAGGCCTGCGCGGGCGTGCTGACCGGAACGCTCATGCCGACGGTGGCGTGCTCCTCGGCCGCGGCCGTGACGACGGGCTTGCCGTCGGGCATGATCCGCTCGGCGCTAACCTTGCGCGCGCCCGGCTCGGCCGCGGGCAGCGTCGCAGCCGCTGTCGCATCGCTCAACGGCACCTGCAGCCATTCCGACGCACGCTGCCATGACACGGCCGCGCCGACGATCGCGAGCAACCCGGCGGCTGCGACCGCCATCACCCGCGGGCTCGGCAGACGACGGCGCGGCGCGGCCGTGGTTTCCGCGGCCTTGAACGCCACCGCAACGAGTGACGGATGGATCTTGGTCTCCTCGACAGGCGCAGCGGGCGCCGGCGTAACCGCCACCTCTGGCTTCGCCGGCTCTGCCGGCGCAACGCTCGCGGCCGGCAGCTCCACCACAACTGCCGCAGGCTTCTCTTCGACCGGGCGCGGCGCGACCGGCTCGGGCGTGACGACGACCGGCGGCGCTTCGATCACTCTGACAGCGCGCAGTTCGCTCTTCTCAGGGCCGACCGTCTGCACCACGGGCGGCAGCGCAGGCGGTGTCGGCGGCACCACCGCGGGGACGATAACCTCGGCGGCAGGCACCCGCGGCGGACGCCGACGCAGCACGCGGATCTCGGGCGACGGCTTCACTGGCGTACTGTTGTCCGGCCGCTGCGGTGCCGCCCGGTTGCTCGCCTTGCCTGTGGGCGCGATGCCGTCCGCGCCGGAGCGGCGGGCCATCGAGAGATATTTCGCGACGGTGGCGATCTCCTCCTCGAGCGAATGTGTCGTGCTCACCGAGCGCGGCGCCGGACGCCGCGCGGCGGCAGGGCTCCGTGCCGGCTTCGCCGGCTCAGGCACGCGCATATCGGCAGGCTTGGAGATCTCAGCCATCCGCGGGGCCGGATCGACAGCCGCAGGCCGCGAGCGCAGCTCGATGATGCGATCCGGGAACAGGATCTCGGCGAGATCGCGCAACGATGCATCCGGCAGCAGCAGCCGCCGCAACGGCGATGGAATGCCCCGCAGCATCTTGGGATCGCTACGACCGACGGCGGCAGCGATCCGTCCGGCTGCGGTGAGCACGGCGTCGCGCCGTTCATCGCTGACCAGCACCTTGCGGGCACGCAGCATCGCCGTCAGCTCGCGCAGATCGGAGCGCGAGGCATGGTCGACGACCAAGAGATCGAAGGTGCCGATCCGTGCCGGCAGCAGCTCGGCGACACGCCAGGCGGGCATGATGTGGCAGGGGACGTCCTCGAGCCAGCCATCCAGCGACTTGCGCGCGGCGAAGCGCAGACGGCGGGCGCTCGGGCCGGAGCAGGCCTGAGCCATCTTCTGCATCGTATCGCTGAACCGCTTCAGCGATTGCCGGACGGCGCCGCTCGCATTCTGCGCAATGCCGA is from Bradyrhizobium sp. ORS 285 and encodes:
- a CDS encoding DUF4399 domain-containing protein, with the translated sequence MLRTTSSRFCLILTLSLALAPSLLSAKGTKAAKDARVYFISPADGETVSGPFICRFGLRNMGVTHAGDDFAGSGHHHLLIDVDETMQAGEAIPRDKKHIHYAAGETEARIELPPGKHTLQLVLGDTKHLNFDPPVVSEKIMITVGKSSGEEQARATRSTNERRKLMERAAAPSEPLPLQPAVTPEMTKSPESSDFISRVFSGAR
- a CDS encoding SUMF1/EgtB/PvdO family nonheme iron enzyme, whose translation is MSETSALQWLRAPRLAEDSLPSDSRAVACRRCGRTVQVSLSAMRPPSFLSVEDQVECPEVQERWTGKSEGGLLLMMCGALEQSLEPEWEAGEPEAMAGHEPPPVAPARPHVIPEPAAGFTERWEESLHDDHEDAAEAGWWRSLLARSAGFRKTLIRAAVGVLVLGVVFLGGVLLPLREIRLLIQPPPGWTGSSGTQRDALSSAPPSSPRRIPLETASPPPESSLGSRPPSNSFVAPRPTASVDVAPPVAEPAAPPRAAPEPEPKLRVPELVAIAGGSFSMGGDDDSEQPAHQVSIRPFSLGKHPVTVGEWKQCVAAASCPDIASGPDDRPVVNVSYDDTQAYLAWLSRATGKSFRLPTEAEWEYAARGGQRTRYWWGDRMRPGMANCKGCNGSSDADSDQPPKIGSVPANPFGLFDMGGGVGQWVADSWHKNYKGAPADGSAWLEEGSFARVIRSGSWKNGSAEARAGSRDRYDGRIRHPTLGFRVASSP